A single window of Halanaerobiaceae bacterium ANBcell28 DNA harbors:
- a CDS encoding class II aldolase/adducin family protein, producing MKSEFELKKEICEVGRRIYNNGFVAANDGNISVRIGANEVLTTPTGVSKGFMTPDMIVKADMNGNVISGKLRPSSELKMHLDVYKQRDDVKSVVHAHPPTATGFAVAGIPLEEMIMPEVIITLGTIPIAKYGTPSTDEIPMAVREHLDCYDGFLLENHGALTVGSDLMNAYFKMETIELAAKINLTARQLGGVKEISKDNVDKLYDVRKKLGVQGNHPATCMDCGSCSTEDTGNDNISEDELLTLVSEITKKVMSEMN from the coding sequence TTGAAGTCAGAATTTGAATTAAAAAAAGAGATATGTGAAGTAGGTAGGAGAATTTATAACAATGGCTTTGTAGCAGCGAATGATGGTAATATTTCAGTAAGAATAGGTGCAAATGAAGTTTTAACAACACCAACAGGTGTTAGCAAGGGTTTTATGACACCAGATATGATTGTAAAAGCAGATATGAATGGTAATGTAATTTCTGGTAAGTTAAGACCATCATCTGAGTTAAAGATGCATTTGGATGTATATAAGCAAAGAGATGATGTGAAGTCTGTAGTTCATGCACATCCACCTACAGCAACAGGTTTTGCGGTAGCAGGAATACCTTTAGAAGAGATGATTATGCCAGAAGTAATTATTACTCTTGGAACTATACCAATTGCCAAATATGGAACACCATCAACGGATGAAATACCTATGGCTGTTCGTGAACATTTGGATTGCTATGATGGATTTTTATTAGAAAATCATGGAGCATTGACTGTTGGTTCTGATTTAATGAATGCTTATTTTAAAATGGAAACTATAGAATTGGCAGCTAAGATTAACCTTACTGCAAGACAATTAGGTGGAGTTAAAGAAATATCTAAAGATAATGTAGATAAATTATATGATGTACGTAAAAAACTTGGTGTACAGGGTAATCATCCAGCTACTTGTATGGATTGTGGTTCCTGTTCTACAGAAGATACAGGAAATGATAATATTTCCGAAGATGAATTACTTACTTTAGTAAGTGAAATTACTAAAAAAGTAATGTCAGAAATGAATTAA
- a CDS encoding BMC domain-containing protein has product MSGKAIGLIEVKGLVSAINTLDAMVKAAGVEHLSTKKSLGGGLVTVVVQGDVGAVKAAIDAGKTAAERRTEVFCAEVIARPHEGLVEYLK; this is encoded by the coding sequence ATGAGTGGTAAAGCTATTGGACTAATTGAAGTAAAAGGATTGGTTTCAGCAATAAATACCCTTGACGCTATGGTTAAAGCTGCTGGCGTTGAACATCTTAGTACCAAGAAAAGCCTAGGTGGTGGACTTGTTACAGTAGTAGTCCAGGGAGATGTAGGTGCTGTAAAAGCTGCTATTGATGCAGGTAAAACTGCTGCTGAAAGAAGGACAGAGGTTTTTTGTGCTGAAGTAATCGCAAGACCACATGAAGGATTAGTTGAGTATTTAAAATAA
- a CDS encoding BMC domain-containing protein, which translates to MANEAVGLIEVYGFSPAILAADIALKTADVKLAGIETTRGKPGSPGLVAFVKLRGSVDAVKAAVEAGAEEASKYTELIASHVMARPDSTLNQVVDYRNV; encoded by the coding sequence ATGGCAAATGAAGCTGTTGGTTTAATAGAAGTTTATGGTTTTTCACCGGCTATTTTAGCTGCTGATATTGCTCTTAAAACTGCTGATGTAAAATTAGCAGGGATAGAGACTACAAGAGGTAAGCCAGGTTCACCAGGACTGGTAGCCTTTGTGAAGTTGCGTGGTAGTGTTGATGCTGTTAAGGCTGCTGTTGAGGCAGGTGCAGAAGAAGCAAGTAAGTATACGGAACTTATTGCATCCCATGTTATGGCAAGACCTGATAGTACATTAAATCAGGTGGTGGATTATAGGAATGTCTAA
- a CDS encoding BMC domain-containing protein — translation MSNQALGLVECRGLTAATEAADAMIKAANVQLVATEKIGSGLVCVMIRGDVGAVKAATEVGSDAVSRLGELVAVHVIPRPHGDLENILPKAE, via the coding sequence ATGAGTAATCAAGCTTTAGGTTTAGTAGAATGTAGAGGGTTGACTGCGGCTACTGAGGCAGCAGATGCTATGATTAAAGCAGCAAATGTACAATTAGTGGCAACTGAGAAAATTGGTTCTGGTTTGGTTTGTGTTATGATTCGTGGAGATGTTGGTGCAGTTAAGGCGGCAACTGAAGTTGGTAGTGATGCAGTATCAAGATTAGGGGAATTAGTAGCAGTACATGTGATTCCACGTCCACATGGAGATCTTGAAAATATATTGCCAAAAGCAGAATAA
- a CDS encoding BMC domain-containing protein, with the protein MGNSLGLIETIGLAGSIAAADAMLKSANVSLVGNYVRVGSGLITVMVQGEIGAVRAAVEAGEQAASKLTTIKSIHVIPRPHADLEKVFLDKKGAK; encoded by the coding sequence ATGGGTAATTCTCTTGGATTAATAGAAACAATCGGTCTAGCAGGTTCAATTGCTGCTGCAGATGCAATGTTAAAATCAGCAAACGTCAGTCTAGTTGGAAATTATGTAAGGGTGGGTTCTGGTTTAATAACTGTTATGGTTCAGGGTGAGATTGGTGCAGTGAGGGCTGCTGTTGAAGCTGGAGAACAGGCAGCATCTAAACTAACTACAATTAAATCTATTCATGTAATCCCAAGACCACATGCAGATCTCGAGAAAGTATTTCTAGATAAAAAGGGGGCTAAATAA
- a CDS encoding BMC domain-containing protein, with translation MSGQALGMIETKGFVASVEAADVMVKSANVELVAYEKIGSGMVTVIVRGDVGAVKAAVEAAAEAVSRVGELLGYDVIARPDTGVEAILPE, from the coding sequence ATGTCCGGTCAGGCACTTGGAATGATAGAAACAAAAGGCTTTGTAGCTTCTGTTGAAGCAGCTGATGTAATGGTTAAATCTGCTAATGTAGAATTAGTAGCTTATGAAAAAATAGGATCAGGTATGGTTACTGTAATAGTAAGAGGTGACGTAGGTGCTGTTAAGGCTGCAGTAGAAGCTGCTGCTGAAGCTGTTAGCAGAGTTGGAGAATTATTAGGCTATGACGTTATAGCCAGGCCAGATACAGGTGTAGAGGCAATCCTTCCTGAGTAG
- a CDS encoding phosphate propanoyltransferase, with product MEKTELLSMITAEVLKAVKNSQSTSSACKNKNNDSIPVGVSVRHVHISQEDLEVLYGKGYKLTKKKDLAQPGEFAANEVVTAVGPKLRSISNIRILGPVRSKTQVELAKTDGIQLGINPPLRKSGDLAGSAGITLVGPKGSLTFNEGAIQANRHIHMGPADAARFAVKNDELVSVEVDGDKGLVFKNVQVRVNEGWVLEMHLDTDDANAAGINCGTQVKLLKE from the coding sequence ATGGAAAAGACAGAGTTACTTAGCATGATAACTGCAGAAGTACTTAAAGCTGTAAAAAATAGTCAAAGTACTAGTTCTGCTTGTAAAAATAAAAATAATGATTCCATTCCGGTAGGTGTATCAGTACGCCATGTTCATATAAGTCAAGAAGATCTTGAAGTGCTTTATGGTAAAGGATATAAACTTACAAAAAAGAAAGATTTAGCCCAGCCAGGTGAATTTGCTGCTAATGAAGTAGTAACAGCTGTAGGTCCTAAGTTAAGAAGTATTTCCAATATTAGGATTTTAGGACCAGTAAGATCTAAAACTCAAGTAGAACTAGCTAAAACAGATGGTATCCAATTGGGAATAAATCCACCACTTAGAAAATCTGGTGATTTAGCAGGTTCAGCTGGAATAACTCTAGTAGGTCCCAAAGGTTCTTTGACTTTTAATGAGGGTGCTATCCAGGCTAACAGGCATATTCATATGGGGCCAGCAGATGCTGCACGTTTTGCTGTTAAGAATGATGAGCTTGTAAGTGTTGAAGTAGATGGTGATAAAGGCTTAGTGTTTAAAAATGTGCAGGTAAGGGTTAATGAAGGTTGGGTATTGGAAATGCATCTTGATACAGATGATGCTAATGCAGCTGGCATTAATTGTGGGACTCAGGTTAAATTACTTAAGGAGTGA
- a CDS encoding EutN/CcmL family microcompartment protein has product MIVGKVCGNLIATRKNEKLLGSKFLVVKPLNTMKENDSNMIVAVDLVGAGIGEEVLVVKGSSARVVLDREDSPVDAAIVGIVDNIDIRE; this is encoded by the coding sequence ATGATTGTAGGGAAAGTATGTGGAAATTTAATAGCAACACGGAAGAATGAAAAATTACTTGGCTCTAAATTCCTTGTAGTAAAACCACTAAATACCATGAAAGAAAACGATTCCAATATGATTGTTGCAGTTGATTTAGTAGGGGCCGGCATAGGTGAAGAGGTCTTAGTTGTAAAAGGAAGTAGTGCCAGGGTGGTTCTTGATAGAGAAGATTCACCTGTTGATGCAGCAATTGTTGGTATTGTTGATAATATAGATATTAGGGAGTGA
- a CDS encoding aldehyde dehydrogenase gives MAVDENKIASIVEAVLKNMQDTPVSKNTPTASKARGGRGIFSDLETAVSIAVDAQKKLKELSKEKKKEIIKKIRKTSVDNAEKLAKMAVDLTGLGRPEDKKAKIINSATLTPGIEDIKSEVISGDDGLTLVENVPVGFVVLIAPTTHPIAQIVNHVICMVAAGNSTFICPHPRAQEATREIIRVLNDAIVEAGGPENIVVALDRVSLEEVDKVCKHEKTKMIVAAGGPAVVNMALSSGKKAIAAGPGNPPVLVDETADIAKAARDIIAGATFDNNILCIAEKEIFVVDSVADQLIRELEKNSSYILKGAEINKVTDLVTKDADHVNPDYVGKNADLILGDAGINVSVDTRAAIMDVSFDHPLVKIEQMLPVLPLVRVNDFEDGLLKALEAEKHCGHTAMLHSNNLKRIAKFSREMDVTIAVVNGPSYAGLDVEGDSNYTHTIAEPTFEGICTPKSFTREIRCSICGGIKFA, from the coding sequence ATGGCAGTTGATGAAAATAAAATTGCTTCTATAGTTGAAGCAGTTCTGAAAAATATGCAAGACACCCCTGTCTCTAAGAATACTCCTACTGCTAGTAAAGCAAGAGGGGGAAGGGGTATATTCTCTGATCTGGAAACAGCTGTTAGTATAGCTGTTGATGCTCAAAAGAAATTAAAAGAACTAAGCAAAGAAAAGAAGAAAGAAATTATAAAAAAGATTCGCAAAACAAGTGTTGATAATGCTGAGAAATTAGCTAAAATGGCAGTAGATCTAACAGGATTAGGCCGTCCAGAAGATAAAAAAGCTAAAATAATTAATTCAGCCACATTAACACCTGGAATTGAAGATATAAAATCAGAAGTAATAAGTGGTGATGATGGACTTACTTTAGTGGAAAATGTACCAGTAGGTTTTGTTGTTTTGATAGCTCCAACTACTCATCCAATAGCTCAAATTGTAAACCATGTAATATGTATGGTGGCAGCTGGAAACTCTACATTTATTTGTCCACATCCAAGGGCTCAGGAAGCTACTCGAGAGATTATTAGAGTACTTAATGATGCAATTGTAGAAGCTGGTGGACCAGAGAATATAGTTGTGGCTCTAGATAGAGTGAGTTTAGAAGAAGTAGATAAAGTATGCAAACACGAGAAAACAAAGATGATTGTTGCAGCAGGTGGACCTGCTGTTGTTAATATGGCTTTAAGCAGTGGTAAAAAAGCTATTGCAGCCGGACCAGGAAATCCGCCAGTATTAGTAGATGAAACTGCTGATATTGCTAAAGCAGCCAGAGATATAATAGCTGGTGCTACTTTTGATAACAATATTCTATGTATTGCAGAAAAAGAAATATTTGTAGTTGATTCTGTAGCAGATCAACTAATTAGGGAACTGGAAAAAAACAGTTCGTATATTTTAAAGGGTGCTGAAATAAACAAAGTAACTGATTTAGTAACAAAAGATGCTGATCATGTTAATCCTGATTATGTTGGTAAAAATGCTGACTTAATTTTAGGAGATGCAGGTATCAATGTTTCAGTAGATACTAGAGCAGCTATTATGGATGTTTCATTTGATCATCCCCTTGTTAAAATAGAACAAATGCTTCCAGTTTTACCACTAGTAAGAGTTAATGATTTTGAAGATGGCTTGCTAAAGGCTTTGGAAGCAGAAAAACATTGTGGTCATACAGCAATGTTACATTCCAATAATCTTAAAAGAATTGCTAAGTTTTCTAGAGAAATGGATGTTACCATAGCAGTAGTAAATGGACCTTCTTATGCTGGTCTTGATGTAGAAGGTGATAGTAATTATACACATACTATTGCTGAACCTACATTTGAGGGTATCTGTACTCCTAAAAGTTTTACTAGAGAAATTAGATGTTCTATTTGTGGAGGAATTAAGTTTGCCTAA